The proteins below come from a single Cupriavidus pauculus genomic window:
- a CDS encoding LysR substrate-binding domain-containing protein, whose product MLSHRLQDTSLRYFLEVVRCGSLTDAAKRLNVTVSAVSRQVAVLEDQLGVPLFDRRPRGMVASAAGELLAAFALRGALDADRVVTEIAALQGLRRGRVRVATSAGFAIDFLPRAIAAFRNDYPGLHFHLRVAPPAEVTNIVLHGDADIGITYSRAAGHGIRVEHRQPAPVIAIMRPDHPLARFRSITLAQMQAHPVALPEGDNTVRQLFDIACSERGIIFEPVLVTNHFETLTSFVLNGGGLSISGAVTVGDRVRRGEIHPVTIRERGMSSRVIEIQTLAGRVLPEGTRAFLGFIRERLVAEAG is encoded by the coding sequence GTGCTGTCACACCGCCTGCAGGACACCTCGCTGCGCTATTTCCTGGAAGTGGTCCGCTGCGGATCCCTGACCGATGCCGCCAAGCGGCTCAATGTCACGGTGTCCGCGGTCAGCCGACAGGTCGCCGTGCTCGAGGACCAGCTGGGCGTGCCGCTGTTCGACCGCCGGCCGCGCGGCATGGTGGCCAGCGCGGCCGGCGAGTTGCTGGCCGCTTTCGCGCTGCGGGGCGCACTCGACGCCGACCGGGTCGTGACCGAGATTGCCGCGCTGCAGGGCCTGCGCCGTGGCCGGGTCAGGGTAGCCACGTCCGCGGGCTTTGCGATCGATTTCCTGCCTCGGGCGATTGCAGCGTTTCGGAACGACTATCCGGGGCTGCATTTCCACCTTCGCGTGGCGCCGCCGGCCGAGGTCACCAATATCGTGCTCCATGGCGATGCGGATATCGGCATCACCTATAGTCGCGCGGCCGGGCACGGCATTCGCGTGGAGCACAGGCAGCCGGCCCCCGTCATCGCGATCATGCGTCCCGATCATCCGCTCGCGCGCTTCCGCAGCATCACGCTCGCGCAGATGCAGGCGCATCCGGTCGCGTTACCCGAGGGCGACAACACCGTGCGCCAGCTGTTCGATATCGCCTGCAGCGAGCGCGGCATCATTTTCGAACCGGTGCTGGTGACCAACCATTTCGAAACCTTGACGAGCTTCGTCCTGAACGGTGGCGGCCTGTCGATCTCCGGCGCGGTAACGGTCGGCGACCGCGTGCGCCGCGGGGAAATCCACCCGGTGACGATCCGGGAACGCGGCATGAGCAGCCGCGTGATCGAAATCCAGACGCTGGCCGGACGGGTGCTGCCGGAAGGCACGCGCGCCTTCCTCGGCTTTATCCGCGAGCGCCTCGTGGCGGAGGCGGGCTGA
- the phnA gene encoding phosphonoacetate hydrolase has protein sequence MASLLICGNFFYDAETGEEVLMNDARYLRAPTVLAAAAQAGAKVAVVTAKDKLRALLGHGLRGICFSAEKADQATLEEHGIDDVLARVGLPLPTVYSADLSEFVFAAGVALLKSDRPDLMYLSTTDYVQHKHAPGTPGANAFYAMMDGYLSDMQALGAVIGITADHGMNAKTDALGKANILFLQQVLDQRFGGGATRVLLPITDPYVAHHGALGSYATVYLPAGTDPRAVHQAIEALPGIELVLDKRDACERFELPADRIGDLVVVSDRLTVIGTAPARHDLSGLDVPLRSHGGLSEQKVPLLFNRPLANLPAGRLRNFSVLSLALNHAD, from the coding sequence ATGGCCAGCCTGCTGATCTGTGGCAACTTTTTCTACGACGCGGAGACCGGCGAAGAAGTCCTGATGAACGACGCGCGCTACCTGCGTGCCCCCACGGTACTGGCCGCCGCCGCGCAAGCCGGCGCGAAGGTTGCCGTGGTGACGGCAAAGGACAAGCTCCGCGCGCTACTCGGCCACGGCCTGCGGGGCATCTGCTTTTCCGCGGAAAAGGCCGATCAGGCGACACTCGAAGAGCATGGCATCGACGATGTACTGGCCCGGGTCGGCTTGCCATTGCCAACGGTCTATAGCGCCGATCTGTCGGAGTTCGTATTCGCCGCGGGTGTTGCGCTTCTCAAGTCCGACCGGCCGGACCTGATGTACCTGTCGACCACGGACTACGTACAGCACAAGCACGCACCGGGTACGCCGGGCGCCAATGCGTTCTACGCCATGATGGATGGCTATCTGTCCGACATGCAGGCGCTCGGCGCGGTCATCGGCATCACGGCCGACCATGGCATGAACGCCAAGACCGATGCGCTGGGCAAGGCCAACATCCTCTTTCTGCAGCAGGTGCTGGACCAGCGTTTCGGTGGCGGCGCCACGCGCGTGCTGCTGCCGATTACCGATCCCTATGTGGCGCACCACGGCGCGCTCGGCTCTTACGCCACCGTGTATCTGCCGGCGGGCACCGATCCGCGCGCGGTGCATCAGGCCATCGAGGCGCTGCCGGGCATCGAGCTCGTCCTGGACAAGCGCGACGCATGCGAACGCTTCGAACTGCCCGCGGACCGCATTGGCGACCTGGTGGTGGTCAGCGACCGCCTGACCGTCATCGGCACCGCGCCCGCGCGTCATGACCTCAGCGGTCTCGATGTGCCCCTGCGCTCGCATGGCGGGCTGTCCGAACAGAAGGTGCCGCTGCTCTTCAACCGGCCCCTGGCCAACCTTCCGGCGGGCCGTCTGCGCAATTTCAGCGTCCTGTCGCTCGCGCTCAATCACGCCGACTAG
- a CDS encoding oxidoreductase — MSQTDTPVWLITGCSTGLGRALAGVILDKGWRVVVTARDVSSVADIVQRAEDRALALTLDVTSPADVQAAVTEAVARFGQIDVLVNNAGYGYQSTVEEGEDAEIRAQFDANVFGLFSVTRAVLPHMRARRRGNIINITSVAGFIGFAGSGYYAASKHAVEGWSDSLRAEVAPLGIGVTCIEPGPFRTDWAGRSLRQTQSKITDYADTAGKRLAGTKQASGTQAGDPVRAGEAMVAIARNADAPRHLVLGAWGFDTVVQDLHKRVNEIESQRDLSRSADYDA, encoded by the coding sequence ATGTCGCAAACGGATACTCCCGTCTGGTTGATCACCGGATGCTCCACCGGTCTGGGCCGCGCGCTCGCGGGCGTCATCCTCGACAAGGGCTGGCGCGTGGTCGTCACGGCGCGCGATGTGTCGAGCGTCGCCGACATCGTCCAGCGCGCGGAAGACCGTGCCCTCGCGCTTACGCTCGATGTGACCAGCCCCGCCGACGTGCAAGCCGCCGTGACCGAGGCCGTTGCGCGCTTCGGCCAGATCGACGTGCTGGTCAACAATGCCGGTTACGGCTACCAGAGCACCGTCGAGGAAGGCGAGGATGCCGAGATCCGCGCGCAGTTCGATGCGAACGTCTTCGGCCTGTTCAGCGTGACGCGTGCCGTGCTTCCGCACATGCGCGCAAGGCGGCGCGGCAATATCATCAATATCACGTCGGTTGCCGGCTTTATCGGCTTCGCGGGGTCTGGCTACTATGCCGCCTCCAAGCACGCGGTGGAAGGCTGGTCCGACTCGCTGCGCGCGGAGGTGGCGCCGCTGGGTATCGGCGTGACGTGTATCGAGCCGGGCCCATTCCGCACCGATTGGGCCGGCCGGTCGCTGCGGCAGACGCAGAGCAAGATTACCGACTACGCCGACACTGCGGGCAAGCGGCTGGCCGGCACCAAACAGGCGAGCGGCACACAGGCCGGCGACCCCGTCCGCGCGGGCGAGGCCATGGTCGCCATCGCGCGCAATGCCGACGCGCCGCGCCATCTGGTACTGGGCGCGTGGGGCTTCGATACGGTCGTGCAGGACCTGCACAAGCGCGTGAACGAGATCGAAAGCCAGCGGGATCTGAGCCGGTCGGCCGACTACGATGCTTGA
- a CDS encoding redoxin domain-containing protein, translating into MRQAFPVPHAEADRAVEVAMAAAAEAVSGALRAGTRVPGFQLRDTRGNPVSLDQLLVEGPVVLNFFRGAWCAFGEESLARLAATYSLIANAAAAALAIAPPTARTSADRRLPIPELVDVDMKVARSFGLAFELPAELRQQYLDLGYVPPRTRRANTFLVPIPATYLIDQEGMIVLAHIDPDYRHHPQNEALLSALQALRARSMAREKAARRPGGERRFGRDG; encoded by the coding sequence ATGCGTCAAGCGTTCCCCGTGCCGCACGCCGAGGCTGACCGTGCCGTCGAGGTGGCGATGGCCGCGGCCGCGGAGGCTGTGTCGGGGGCGCTGCGCGCCGGCACCCGGGTGCCGGGATTCCAGCTGCGGGACACCCGTGGCAATCCCGTGTCCCTCGACCAGTTACTGGTCGAGGGCCCCGTCGTTCTGAATTTCTTCCGAGGGGCATGGTGTGCGTTCGGCGAGGAGAGCCTGGCACGGCTCGCCGCGACTTATAGCCTGATCGCCAACGCGGCCGCGGCCGCATTGGCGATCGCGCCTCCCACCGCGCGCACCTCGGCCGACAGGCGACTTCCCATCCCCGAACTGGTGGACGTGGACATGAAGGTCGCGCGTTCGTTCGGGCTCGCATTCGAACTGCCCGCCGAACTCAGGCAGCAATATCTGGATCTCGGCTACGTGCCCCCCAGAACGCGGCGCGCGAATACTTTCCTGGTGCCGATTCCGGCGACCTATCTCATCGACCAGGAGGGCATGATCGTGCTCGCGCATATCGACCCCGACTATCGGCACCACCCGCAAAACGAAGCGCTGCTGAGCGCCCTGCAGGCGCTGCGGGCTCGCTCGATGGCGCGCGAGAAGGCGGCCAGACGACCTGGCGGAGAAAGGCGCTTTGGGCGCGATGGTTGA
- a CDS encoding NHL repeat-containing protein has translation MHTQTRITHIAAASMLLIGLTIAGCGGDSNGGQAATAPAGNTPPPPSTPSVPEAKTYTIGGAVTGLASSATVVLQNNGVDAVSVAANGSFTFATAVSGAYDVTVSTQPAGQTCTVTHGSGTATANVSDVAVDCVNNPAPEAQVSTYAGSATGGFTDGPLASATFLSPIGIAFDAAGNMLVADSQNSAIRKITPAGIVSTVVGTNTVGVVDGPAASARFRYPNAVTVDGAGNLYIVDQGNNSIRKFDGTTVSTYAGSTAGTPGYANAGSGTGARFSSPTSAAFDASGDLYVTEFNNHTIRKITAAGVVTTLAGSNLTPGATDGPGSTATFFSPMDIKRDSHGDFFIVDISTNSIRKMTPAGTVTTFAGSGVAAVVDGTGTAAQFDGPNGLAIDPDDNLYVADRNGNTIRKITPAGVVTTIAGGSTPGSTNGSGSTARFNTPTSIAIDSARNLYVTELNQNTIRKITLP, from the coding sequence ATGCACACTCAAACTCGCATTACCCATATTGCTGCCGCGTCGATGCTTCTGATCGGCCTGACGATCGCCGGTTGCGGCGGCGATAGCAATGGTGGGCAGGCTGCCACCGCACCGGCAGGCAATACGCCCCCGCCCCCCTCCACGCCTTCCGTCCCGGAAGCGAAGACCTATACGATCGGCGGCGCGGTGACGGGCCTCGCCTCGAGCGCGACCGTGGTACTGCAGAACAATGGCGTGGACGCGGTGTCGGTGGCCGCCAATGGCAGCTTCACCTTCGCCACGGCTGTCAGCGGTGCATACGACGTGACGGTTTCCACGCAGCCGGCGGGCCAGACCTGCACCGTTACGCACGGATCGGGCACGGCCACGGCCAACGTCAGCGATGTCGCCGTGGATTGCGTCAACAATCCCGCGCCCGAGGCGCAGGTATCGACCTACGCGGGTTCGGCCACCGGCGGCTTCACGGACGGCCCGCTCGCATCGGCCACGTTCCTGTCGCCCATCGGCATCGCCTTCGATGCGGCCGGCAATATGCTCGTCGCCGACTCGCAGAACAGCGCGATCCGCAAGATCACGCCCGCGGGCATCGTGAGCACCGTCGTCGGTACGAACACCGTGGGCGTCGTGGACGGTCCCGCGGCATCCGCGCGCTTCCGCTATCCGAACGCGGTGACCGTCGATGGGGCGGGCAACCTGTACATCGTCGACCAGGGCAACAACTCCATCCGCAAGTTCGACGGCACGACGGTCTCCACCTACGCCGGCTCCACGGCCGGCACGCCGGGCTATGCCAACGCCGGATCGGGTACTGGGGCGCGATTCAGCTCGCCGACGAGCGCGGCGTTCGACGCGAGCGGCGATCTCTACGTGACCGAGTTCAACAACCACACGATTCGCAAGATCACGGCAGCGGGCGTCGTCACGACGCTGGCGGGTAGCAACCTGACGCCGGGCGCCACGGACGGTCCGGGTTCCACGGCGACGTTCTTCTCGCCGATGGATATCAAGCGCGATTCGCACGGCGATTTCTTCATCGTGGACATCTCGACCAACTCGATTCGCAAGATGACGCCGGCAGGCACGGTCACGACGTTTGCCGGATCCGGTGTCGCCGCCGTGGTCGACGGCACGGGCACGGCTGCCCAGTTCGACGGCCCCAACGGTCTGGCCATCGACCCGGACGACAACCTGTACGTTGCCGACCGTAATGGCAACACCATCCGCAAGATCACGCCCGCCGGCGTGGTAACGACCATCGCGGGAGGAAGCACGCCGGGCTCCACAAACGGCAGCGGGTCGACGGCGCGATTCAACACGCCGACCTCGATCGCGATCGACAGCGCCCGGAACCTCTATGTGACCGAGCTCAACCAGAACACGATCCGCAAGATCACGCTGCCTTGA
- a CDS encoding alkene reductase, which yields MAKLFTSAKVGAFQLNHRVALAPMTRVRTIQPGDIPSPMMADFYGQRASKGGLLVIEAASVSAQARSYLGAASIFHDGQHEGWKAIADAVHAKGGYAFLQLIHGGRQSHVDVAGGATPVAPSEVPFEGVALTKDGFVPVSPHRALRIEEIPGIVEDFRVAAERAKKAGFDGVELHAANGYLVDQFIQDGTNKRTDAYGGPVENRVRFMREALEALISVFGADRVGVRISPSGEWGGISDSDPQATFSHVAKVLDGYGIAYLHFIEPRIKGDDTLHAGHPVVAASYLRPHFSGPIIAAGGFDREDAIATVEKGDADLIAFGRHFSSNPDLPYRLQHDLPLTPYVRAAFWGGNETNYSDFPAYGEGVARPEQDEANTVAAA from the coding sequence ATGGCAAAGCTTTTCACCTCCGCGAAAGTCGGTGCATTCCAACTCAACCATCGCGTCGCGCTCGCGCCAATGACGCGCGTCCGGACGATCCAGCCGGGCGACATTCCCAGCCCGATGATGGCGGACTTCTATGGTCAGCGTGCGTCGAAAGGCGGGCTGCTGGTGATCGAGGCAGCGAGCGTTTCCGCCCAGGCGCGTTCGTACCTCGGCGCCGCAAGCATCTTTCACGACGGTCAGCACGAAGGCTGGAAGGCCATCGCGGACGCGGTCCATGCAAAGGGCGGATATGCGTTCCTGCAGCTGATCCACGGCGGCCGCCAAAGCCATGTCGATGTCGCCGGTGGGGCCACCCCGGTGGCGCCTTCGGAGGTGCCGTTCGAGGGCGTGGCACTGACCAAGGATGGCTTCGTCCCCGTATCTCCACATCGCGCGCTGCGAATCGAGGAGATCCCGGGCATCGTCGAAGACTTCCGCGTTGCCGCGGAACGAGCGAAAAAGGCCGGCTTCGACGGCGTCGAGCTGCACGCGGCCAACGGCTACCTCGTCGATCAGTTTATTCAGGACGGCACCAACAAGCGCACGGATGCCTATGGTGGCCCGGTCGAGAACCGAGTGCGATTCATGCGTGAAGCGCTGGAGGCGCTGATCTCGGTATTCGGTGCCGACCGTGTCGGCGTGCGAATCTCTCCCTCGGGCGAGTGGGGCGGAATCTCGGACAGCGATCCCCAGGCGACGTTCAGCCACGTCGCGAAGGTGCTGGACGGCTACGGGATCGCGTACCTGCACTTCATCGAGCCGCGTATCAAGGGCGACGACACGCTGCACGCGGGTCATCCGGTCGTTGCGGCGTCCTACTTGCGGCCACATTTTTCCGGTCCGATCATCGCGGCGGGCGGCTTCGATCGCGAAGATGCCATTGCGACGGTCGAGAAGGGCGACGCCGATCTGATCGCCTTTGGGCGGCACTTTTCGTCCAATCCCGATTTGCCCTACCGGCTGCAACACGATTTGCCGCTGACGCCCTATGTCCGCGCGGCATTCTGGGGCGGGAACGAAACGAACTACTCGGACTTCCCCGCGTATGGGGAGGGGGTAGCGCGGCCCGAACAGGATGAAGCGAACACCGTTGCCGCGGCTTGA
- a CDS encoding GntP family permease → MTPLDLQLLLTALVSVLVLVALIVSRIKMHPLLALLVVSVGVGFATGMAPESIVKHLVDGAGKTLGAVGVVIALGAMLGKILADAGTTEQIAEAILRRASDRMIPWAMTLVAFVVGIPMFFEVGLVVMLPLIFSVARKLEAKGRFKGSAYVYVGVPVISALAAMHGMVPPHPGPLTAIASLKTSVGPTMLYGFLGAIPAMILGGPLYGAFISRRMTTKPDQALLDQFTITEKADASRQPGVGIGVLAALLPAILMLVHAIAETVLPKGSAALHVASFLGNPLIAMLLGVLFAIGALVLSRGGDAEKLRGALGSSLKPIASIIMIIAGGGAFQQMLTSAKVGDAIVHLTQQLAFPPLILGWLIAMLLSVSTGSATVGIVGAAGLLAPLAGSDPSLNLPLLALSIGCGSLFFNYANHAGFWMVKESFGMTMSEATKTISVVQSIVAVVGLIMVLIFNAAIPMH, encoded by the coding sequence ATGACTCCTCTGGATTTACAACTGCTGCTGACCGCCCTGGTCAGTGTGCTGGTGCTCGTCGCGCTGATCGTGTCGCGCATCAAGATGCATCCCCTGCTTGCGCTGCTCGTGGTTTCAGTGGGGGTGGGGTTTGCGACGGGCATGGCGCCCGAAAGCATTGTCAAGCATCTGGTCGATGGCGCGGGCAAGACGCTCGGGGCCGTGGGTGTCGTGATCGCGCTGGGCGCCATGCTCGGCAAGATTCTTGCCGATGCGGGCACCACGGAGCAGATTGCCGAAGCCATCCTGCGGCGCGCGTCCGATCGGATGATTCCGTGGGCCATGACGCTCGTGGCGTTCGTGGTCGGGATTCCGATGTTCTTCGAAGTGGGGCTCGTGGTGATGCTGCCGTTGATTTTCAGCGTGGCGCGCAAGCTCGAAGCCAAGGGCCGGTTCAAGGGTTCGGCCTACGTTTATGTGGGCGTGCCCGTTATCTCCGCGCTGGCGGCCATGCATGGCATGGTGCCGCCCCACCCCGGTCCGCTGACCGCGATCGCCAGCCTCAAGACCTCGGTCGGTCCGACGATGCTGTATGGATTTCTGGGCGCCATTCCGGCCATGATTCTCGGCGGCCCGCTTTACGGCGCGTTTATTTCGCGGCGCATGACCACGAAGCCCGACCAGGCGTTGCTGGACCAATTCACGATCACGGAAAAGGCAGACGCCAGCCGTCAGCCCGGTGTGGGCATTGGCGTGCTGGCGGCGCTGCTGCCCGCGATCCTGATGCTCGTGCATGCGATCGCGGAAACGGTTCTGCCCAAAGGCAGCGCGGCGCTGCATGTGGCCAGCTTTCTCGGCAATCCGCTGATCGCCATGCTGCTGGGGGTGCTGTTCGCGATTGGCGCTCTCGTGCTGTCGCGCGGCGGCGATGCCGAGAAACTGCGCGGCGCGCTGGGCAGCAGTCTCAAGCCCATTGCCTCGATCATCATGATCATCGCGGGCGGCGGCGCCTTCCAGCAGATGCTGACGAGCGCCAAGGTCGGCGACGCCATCGTCCATCTGACGCAGCAGCTCGCGTTTCCGCCGCTGATTCTCGGCTGGCTCATCGCCATGCTGCTGTCCGTGTCGACAGGCTCGGCCACGGTCGGCATCGTGGGCGCGGCGGGCCTGCTCGCGCCGCTGGCCGGCAGCGATCCGAGCCTGAACCTGCCGTTGCTGGCCTTGTCGATCGGTTGCGGCTCGCTGTTCTTCAATTACGCCAATCACGCGGGCTTCTGGATGGTCAAGGAATCGTTCGGCATGACGATGAGCGAAGCGACCAAGACCATCTCGGTCGTGCAGTCGATCGTCGCCGTGGTGGGGCTGATCATGGTGCTGATCTTCAACGCCGCGATTCCCATGCACTGA
- a CDS encoding LysR family transcriptional regulator produces the protein MDRLAAIEIYIRVVDTGSFSAAARHYDIGQPAVSKAVAQLEDWLGVKLLLRSTRALTPTEAGQSFYVRARRAVEEADEAVLAARGTAVGLTGKLRVSAAVCFARLHIVPRLPAFMEKHPGLDLELILDDRNIDLVEEGIDLALRMGELIDSNMTAKRIGEARRRVVATPAYFERHRAPKAPSDLLSHRAVIYSRDLGGGENWTFRKDTIDQSVKLEGRVAISATEGLRAAVLSGMGLAVASEWAFSPELRSGEVVSVLDDWVLPSVPLSALYPTGRMASSKARQFAAFVEECLAPEFAPALLGRPGRQRVA, from the coding sequence ATGGACCGCCTTGCCGCGATCGAAATCTACATTCGCGTCGTCGATACAGGCTCCTTCTCGGCGGCGGCAAGGCATTACGACATTGGGCAGCCCGCCGTGTCGAAGGCGGTCGCCCAACTGGAAGACTGGCTTGGCGTGAAATTATTGCTGCGCTCGACGCGAGCATTGACGCCGACCGAAGCGGGGCAAAGCTTCTATGTCCGCGCGCGGCGTGCGGTCGAGGAGGCCGACGAGGCCGTGCTCGCCGCGCGCGGGACTGCCGTGGGGCTCACGGGCAAGCTCAGGGTGTCGGCGGCAGTCTGTTTCGCCAGGCTTCATATCGTGCCGCGGCTGCCGGCGTTCATGGAGAAGCATCCGGGGCTCGATCTGGAGCTCATCCTCGACGATCGGAACATCGACCTGGTGGAGGAGGGCATCGACCTTGCGCTGCGCATGGGGGAGCTGATCGACTCCAACATGACGGCAAAGCGGATTGGCGAGGCAAGACGACGGGTGGTGGCGACGCCCGCGTACTTCGAAAGGCATCGCGCGCCCAAGGCCCCATCGGATCTGCTTTCCCATCGGGCCGTCATCTACTCGCGCGATCTGGGTGGCGGCGAAAACTGGACATTCCGCAAGGACACCATCGACCAATCGGTCAAGCTCGAGGGGCGTGTCGCGATATCGGCCACCGAAGGACTGCGGGCCGCCGTGTTGTCCGGCATGGGGCTCGCGGTCGCATCGGAATGGGCATTCTCGCCGGAGCTTCGCTCGGGCGAAGTCGTATCGGTCCTCGACGATTGGGTGCTGCCATCCGTTCCGTTGTCGGCGCTTTATCCCACCGGGCGCATGGCCAGCAGCAAGGCAAGGCAGTTCGCGGCGTTCGTCGAGGAATGCCTGGCGCCCGAATTTGCGCCGGCGTTGCTCGGCAGGCCGGGGCGGCAAAGGGTGGCCTAG
- a CDS encoding MFS transporter: MDMLQQQERRAGRLPQDALPHEAATSASLYARWQWRALLGVTFCYLFYYTGRQTFGFAIPGIQAELRLSKSALGWVSATMLWAYAVGQSINGNLGDKFGGRVMMLAGAILSFLANVATSEASGLVSLIVFWGMNGYFQAMGFAPGSRLISNWWGHGKRGFVYSFYVGGSSLSSVIAYVLPILILQVLGLGWREIFRYAPMLMVAGALAMFFVVRERPEDLGLKGPEQSAGGASEREYASSAARYKAVLSQWRLYVTALSIGFQNAARYALLIWIPVHFFGPQWKSHPDGIDPMWITLALPVGMAIGAITNGWLSDALFGSRRYLSIVSYMVIATLVAMGMIVLPHGSPWAVAAIMACGFFVYGPASSFWALCPDIVGRKLAGTATGCVNFVSYLFAGLAEPMMGRLMDHTGSTAVIFPVVASLCMASAITAIFIRR; the protein is encoded by the coding sequence ATGGACATGCTGCAACAGCAGGAGCGGCGCGCCGGGCGATTGCCGCAAGATGCCCTGCCGCACGAGGCGGCAACCAGCGCCAGCCTGTATGCCAGGTGGCAATGGCGGGCCCTCCTCGGGGTGACGTTCTGCTACCTGTTCTATTACACGGGACGCCAGACGTTCGGCTTCGCGATACCGGGCATTCAGGCGGAGCTGAGGCTTTCGAAGTCCGCGCTCGGGTGGGTCAGCGCGACGATGCTGTGGGCCTATGCGGTCGGGCAATCGATCAACGGCAACCTCGGAGACAAGTTCGGCGGACGCGTGATGATGCTGGCGGGCGCGATTCTCTCGTTTCTGGCCAACGTCGCGACCAGCGAAGCCAGTGGACTGGTCTCCCTGATCGTCTTCTGGGGCATGAACGGCTATTTTCAGGCGATGGGATTCGCGCCCGGCAGCCGGCTGATCTCGAACTGGTGGGGGCATGGCAAGCGAGGCTTTGTCTATTCCTTCTATGTCGGCGGGTCGAGCCTGTCCTCGGTGATTGCCTATGTGTTGCCGATTCTCATCCTGCAGGTACTGGGGCTTGGCTGGCGGGAGATCTTCCGGTATGCGCCGATGCTGATGGTGGCGGGTGCGCTGGCGATGTTCTTCGTCGTGCGCGAGCGTCCCGAGGACCTGGGGCTAAAGGGGCCGGAGCAATCGGCTGGCGGCGCGTCCGAGCGCGAATACGCCAGCAGCGCGGCCCGATACAAGGCGGTGCTGTCGCAATGGCGGCTGTATGTCACCGCGCTATCGATCGGCTTTCAGAATGCCGCCCGTTACGCGCTCCTTATCTGGATTCCGGTGCACTTCTTCGGTCCGCAATGGAAGTCGCATCCCGACGGCATCGACCCGATGTGGATCACGCTGGCGTTGCCCGTGGGGATGGCGATCGGCGCGATCACCAATGGCTGGCTGTCGGATGCGCTGTTCGGTTCGCGGCGGTATCTGTCGATCGTGAGCTATATGGTCATCGCCACGCTCGTCGCGATGGGCATGATCGTCCTGCCGCACGGTAGTCCGTGGGCCGTGGCGGCGATCATGGCGTGCGGCTTCTTCGTCTACGGCCCGGCGTCGTCGTTCTGGGCACTGTGCCCCGATATCGTCGGCCGCAAGCTGGCCGGCACGGCGACGGGATGCGTCAACTTCGTGAGCTACCTGTTCGCCGGGCTGGCCGAGCCGATGATGGGCCGGCTGATGGACCATACGGGTTCCACCGCGGTGATCTTTCCGGTGGTTGCCTCGCTCTGCATGGCCAGCGCCATCACGGCGATATTTATCCGGCGCTGA
- a CDS encoding CBS domain-containing protein: MPWQRHASHGGVAGAFPIQFFPDIADIEAGYRTCRTAQTRARGEQEVNVESIMSRRLATVGFDDLLTTVRDIFDQASFHHLLVVEDGKLRGVVSDRDLLRALSPFIGSNVENARDLATLNKRVHQIMSRQPLTLPPEATIADAIALFLANNISCIPVVTPAFEPVGIVSWRDILRAVAERDSVSAG; encoded by the coding sequence GTGCCATGGCAACGCCATGCCTCCCACGGCGGGGTCGCCGGCGCCTTCCCGATTCAATTCTTCCCGGATATTGCCGATATAGAGGCGGGCTACCGTACCTGTCGGACGGCCCAGACGCGTGCAAGAGGGGAGCAAGAAGTGAACGTAGAAAGCATCATGTCCAGGCGCCTCGCCACGGTGGGGTTCGACGATTTGCTGACGACCGTCAGGGATATCTTCGATCAGGCGAGTTTTCACCATTTGCTGGTGGTCGAGGACGGCAAGCTGCGCGGCGTCGTGTCCGACCGGGACCTGCTGCGCGCCTTGAGCCCATTCATCGGCAGCAATGTGGAGAACGCCCGCGATCTCGCCACGCTGAACAAGCGCGTGCACCAGATCATGTCCCGTCAGCCGCTGACACTGCCGCCGGAAGCCACGATCGCGGACGCCATCGCCTTGTTCCTGGCCAACAACATCTCGTGCATTCCTGTCGTCACGCCAGCGTTCGAACCGGTAGGCATCGTCAGCTGGCGCGACATTCTGCGGGCAGTGGCCGAGCGGGACAGCGTCAGCGCCGGATAA